One stretch of Streptomyces sp. R21 DNA includes these proteins:
- a CDS encoding 5'-methylthioadenosine/S-adenosylhomocysteine nucleosidase, protein MPETMPTVAVLTALPLEYVAVRAHLTDVEKRVHPEYGTRAEIGRLAGTDWHVVLVEMGEGTRTAATLTERVMSWFSPEAVLFVGVAGGLKDEIALGDVVVATKVYAIHGGKETPEGFLDRTETWHASHHLESAARYALRGQSHVRFKPIAVGEVVLADAVSALAERIRTRFSDAVAIEMEGSGVAHAAHLAGTAGALIIRGISDKADADKTQADAEGSQPRAAQNAADAALAVIRELEPKPTAPGDPATDPREGPFRPSTYGGDHLDFRGSTFNGPFTAKSVDRGRDNGRRDDGR, encoded by the coding sequence GTGCCCGAGACAATGCCGACCGTCGCCGTCCTGACCGCACTCCCGCTCGAATACGTCGCGGTGCGCGCCCATCTCACGGACGTCGAGAAGCGCGTGCACCCCGAGTACGGCACCCGGGCCGAGATCGGCCGGCTCGCCGGGACCGACTGGCATGTCGTTCTCGTGGAGATGGGCGAGGGAACGCGCACGGCGGCCACGCTCACGGAGCGTGTGATGTCGTGGTTCTCCCCGGAGGCGGTGCTCTTCGTCGGCGTCGCGGGCGGGCTCAAGGACGAGATCGCCCTCGGCGACGTCGTCGTCGCGACCAAGGTGTACGCCATCCACGGCGGCAAGGAGACCCCCGAGGGCTTCCTCGACCGCACGGAGACATGGCACGCCTCGCACCATCTGGAGTCGGCGGCCCGGTACGCCCTGCGCGGGCAGTCGCATGTCCGCTTCAAGCCGATCGCGGTGGGCGAGGTGGTTCTCGCCGACGCGGTCTCGGCCCTCGCCGAACGCATCCGGACGCGGTTCAGCGACGCCGTCGCCATCGAGATGGAGGGCTCGGGCGTCGCGCACGCCGCCCATCTCGCCGGTACGGCGGGCGCGTTGATCATCCGCGGGATCAGCGACAAGGCCGACGCGGACAAGACGCAGGCGGACGCGGAGGGCTCGCAGCCCCGCGCCGCCCAGAACGCGGCCGACGCGGCGCTCGCCGTGATCCGCGAACTGGAACCGAAGCCGACGGCTCCCGGCGATCCCGCCACCGACCCCCGGGAGGGTCCCTTTCGCCCCTCCACGTATGGCGGCGACCACCTCGACTTCCGAGGCAGCACCTTCAACGGCCCCTTCACCGCCAAGTCGGTCGACCGGGGCAGGGACAACGGGCGCCGGGACGACGGGCGGTAG
- a CDS encoding PPOX class F420-dependent oxidoreductase, producing the protein MNGKVEGHIRERLLAPNFWHLATVGPDGAPQVSPMWVDIEGDHVMVNTSIGRVKEENLRRNPNVSLSHHDPENPYDRAEIRGRVVRFVEGEEAERSMDRLAKKYLGEERYPWLLPGERRVMLLIEVDRVRRVVGVEAFRRGVLPEGS; encoded by the coding sequence GTGAATGGCAAGGTAGAGGGGCATATTCGCGAACGCCTGCTGGCCCCCAACTTCTGGCACCTCGCGACGGTCGGCCCCGACGGCGCGCCCCAGGTCTCCCCGATGTGGGTGGACATCGAGGGCGACCACGTCATGGTCAACACCTCCATAGGCCGCGTGAAGGAGGAGAACCTCCGGCGCAATCCCAACGTTTCGCTGTCCCACCATGACCCCGAGAACCCGTATGACCGTGCGGAGATCCGGGGGCGGGTGGTGCGGTTCGTTGAGGGGGAGGAGGCGGAGCGGTCCATGGACCGGCTCGCGAAGAAGTACCTGGGGGAGGAGCGGTATCCGTGGCTGCTTCCGGGGGAGCGGCGGGTGATGTTGTTGATCGAGGTGGATCGGGTGCGGCGGGTGGTGGGGGTGGAGGCGTTTCGGCGCGGGGTGCTGCCGGAGGGTTCCTGA
- a CDS encoding tetratricopeptide repeat protein — protein MGRLLPHLEPAPADTTAPPLLIFAVTGMGGIGKTALALEAAHQALSKDWFPGGTLFVDLRGYDDNPVTADQAVLALLDALGVRGPNLPLTSARQYDTYRQLLAERPDRMLLILDNASDPAQFLPLLPGTDHHRVVITSRDRPDALPVRLIDLEALDPTESAALITRALQDADERDDRPAREPDALRELAALCCHLPLALQIAAAMLRRRRHRGIGSLVTEIKEAEDPTTAFDRGNLGTDQYGRSLALRPVLETSYRRLPADQARMLRLLALAPAPETGTDAVAALADLDTDSALALLEELAATHLVTAVPGVGDRDPIPRWRLHDLVRAYGSGVLAVEPGLREEGAAARGRVLAFYWRWADAADDWLRWLPGDSVPGRFAGRGEALAWLDEERAALVAAVQWAEEERYAGAAVGLAGCLGEYLAWRRYFDDGITVGRAACAGARRIGDGEAVASANLGIALRRTGRVEESIGLLARARDLFQAAGNRQYEGMAWNSLGISLRLAGRVEESIDAHIRARDLFQPVRAPQPEGMAWNSLGISLRLAGRVEESIDAHVRARDLFQAVGDRRREGTAWNGLGSALRLAGRVEESIDAHARARHLSQAAGDRHSESGAWNNLGIALQQTGRAEKAIEAYGTGLEICREFEDWYRAGLILGNLARAHEAAHRPAEARAAWLQAADAFTQASATEEAAKARTQAEKAEGVEAQK, from the coding sequence TTGGGACGCCTGCTGCCCCACCTCGAACCCGCCCCGGCCGATACGACCGCACCCCCGCTCCTCATCTTCGCCGTCACCGGTATGGGCGGCATCGGCAAGACGGCGCTCGCACTGGAGGCCGCTCACCAGGCACTTTCGAAGGACTGGTTCCCCGGCGGCACGCTCTTCGTCGACCTACGGGGCTACGACGACAACCCTGTCACCGCTGACCAGGCAGTCCTCGCCCTCCTGGACGCGCTCGGCGTACGGGGCCCAAACCTGCCACTCACCTCGGCGCGCCAGTACGACACCTACCGCCAACTCCTCGCCGAACGCCCGGACCGGATGCTGCTGATCCTGGACAACGCCTCGGACCCGGCCCAGTTCCTCCCCCTCCTCCCGGGCACGGACCACCACCGGGTCGTGATCACCTCCCGAGACCGCCCCGACGCGCTCCCGGTCCGCCTCATCGACCTCGAAGCACTGGACCCGACCGAGTCCGCCGCCCTCATCACCCGCGCCCTCCAGGACGCCGACGAACGCGACGACCGTCCGGCCCGCGAACCGGATGCATTGCGTGAACTCGCCGCCCTCTGCTGCCACTTGCCCCTCGCCCTCCAGATCGCGGCAGCGATGCTGCGCAGGCGTCGACATCGCGGCATCGGCTCGCTGGTCACCGAGATCAAGGAGGCGGAGGACCCCACGACGGCGTTCGACCGCGGCAACCTGGGGACGGACCAGTACGGTCGCTCGCTCGCCCTACGGCCGGTCCTGGAGACCTCGTACCGCCGCCTACCGGCCGACCAGGCCCGGATGCTGCGCCTGCTTGCCCTTGCTCCAGCTCCGGAGACCGGCACGGACGCGGTGGCGGCCTTGGCCGATCTCGACACCGACTCCGCTCTGGCCCTGCTGGAAGAACTGGCGGCAACTCATCTGGTCACCGCGGTCCCTGGTGTGGGCGACCGGGATCCCATCCCACGGTGGAGGTTGCATGACTTGGTGCGGGCGTACGGGTCCGGTGTGCTGGCTGTTGAGCCAGGGCTGAGGGAGGAGGGGGCGGCGGCTCGGGGGCGGGTGCTGGCCTTCTACTGGCGGTGGGCGGATGCAGCTGATGACTGGTTGCGGTGGCTGCCGGGCGATTCGGTGCCGGGGCGATTCGCCGGGCGGGGAGAGGCTCTGGCGTGGCTGGATGAAGAGCGGGCGGCGTTGGTGGCGGCGGTGCAGTGGGCGGAGGAGGAGCGGTACGCGGGTGCCGCGGTGGGGCTCGCCGGGTGTCTGGGGGAGTATTTGGCGTGGCGGCGGTACTTCGATGACGGAATCACCGTCGGGCGGGCTGCTTGTGCGGGTGCCCGACGTATCGGGGACGGCGAGGCCGTGGCGTCGGCCAACCTCGGCATCGCCCTACGTAGGACGGGTCGGGTAGAGGAGTCGATCGGCCTCCTCGCCCGCGCCCGCGACCTATTCCAGGCCGCAGGGAACCGCCAGTATGAGGGCATGGCGTGGAACAGCCTCGGCATCTCCCTGCGGCTGGCGGGCCGCGTGGAAGAGTCGATCGACGCCCACATCCGCGCCCGCGACCTATTCCAGCCCGTGAGAGCCCCCCAGCCGGAGGGCATGGCGTGGAACAGCCTCGGCATCTCCCTGCGGCTGGCGGGCCGCGTGGAAGAGTCGATCGACGCCCACGTCCGCGCCCGCGACCTATTCCAGGCCGTAGGGGACCGCCGGCGTGAGGGCACGGCGTGGAACGGCCTCGGCAGCGCCCTACGGCTGGCGGGCCGCGTGGAGGAATCGATCGACGCCCACGCCCGAGCCCGCCATCTGTCCCAGGCTGCAGGAGACCGCCACAGCGAGAGTGGGGCATGGAACAACCTGGGCATCGCCCTACAACAGACGGGCAGGGCGGAAAAGGCGATCGAGGCATACGGCACGGGCCTGGAGATCTGCCGGGAATTCGAGGACTGGTACCGGGCGGGCTTGATCCTCGGCAACCTCGCCCGCGCCCACGAGGCCGCCCACCGCCCTGCTGAGGCCAGAGCAGCGTGGCTCCAGGCCGCCGACGCCTTCACTCAGGCCAGCGCCACCGAGGAAGCCGCCAAGGCCCGCACCCAGGCGGAGAAGGCAGAAGGCGTAGAAGCCCAGAAATAA
- a CDS encoding XRE family transcriptional regulator — MGPEHVAYGMRSSYGMPYVTPDLVTAWERGTMSPSAPELTALAGVLWCAPGDLIGAPRTLREHRISRGLNPEDVARTVGLELLAYQRMEETHEWRGNERQSAALADVLELSLPDFITVTGRDTKLAELLRSAMTTRWQAYTKPVSKMVPLDRRLLEAALLEMHTEYHGLMVATLSWAGGSAAADSSDSGRDYLDQIVDHFWAMVQRSTY, encoded by the coding sequence ATGGGGCCCGAGCATGTCGCGTACGGGATGCGGTCCTCGTACGGGATGCCGTACGTCACGCCCGATCTCGTGACCGCGTGGGAGCGCGGGACCATGTCGCCGAGCGCGCCGGAACTGACCGCGCTCGCGGGCGTGCTGTGGTGTGCGCCGGGTGATCTCATCGGCGCGCCGCGGACCCTGCGCGAGCACCGGATCTCGCGCGGTCTCAACCCCGAGGACGTCGCCCGTACCGTCGGCCTCGAACTCCTCGCCTATCAGCGGATGGAGGAGACCCACGAGTGGCGCGGCAACGAGCGGCAGTCGGCCGCCCTCGCCGACGTACTCGAACTCTCGCTGCCCGACTTCATCACGGTCACCGGCCGCGACACCAAGCTCGCCGAGCTGCTGCGCAGCGCGATGACGACGCGCTGGCAGGCGTACACCAAGCCGGTCTCGAAGATGGTGCCCCTGGACCGGCGGCTCCTGGAGGCCGCCCTCCTGGAGATGCACACGGAGTACCACGGGCTGATGGTGGCGACCCTCAGCTGGGCCGGCGGCTCGGCGGCCGCCGACTCCAGCGACTCGGGACGCGACTACCTCGACCAGATCGTCGACCACTTCTGGGCGATGGTCCAGAGGAGTACGTACTGA
- a CDS encoding helix-turn-helix domain-containing protein, whose translation MPTRPAPTERQKRLGAELRKMRLSAGRTTEYAAGLLGLDRTKVSNMESGVRATSPERVRILASNYDCSDEAYVEALAAMADLRKRGWWDQFRGTLPQGLLDVAELEWFASRLRSYQTVHIPGLLQLSSYARAVFSSALPPLPKSEVELRVMQRMQRQQVLDRDNPVDYVAYVHEWALRMQFGGWRATREQLLHLCESSEREHVEVRVLPVEAGAFPGAGHAVLYADGAVPQLDAVQLDSAHGGEFTHADAQLAKYRTHMDWWYAHTLNPQDSRDLIHAIAQQL comes from the coding sequence ATGCCGACACGGCCAGCGCCGACGGAACGTCAGAAGCGCCTGGGCGCCGAGCTTCGCAAGATGCGACTCTCGGCCGGGCGGACCACGGAGTACGCCGCCGGGCTGCTCGGGCTGGACCGCACGAAGGTGTCCAACATGGAGTCGGGTGTCCGGGCCACCTCCCCCGAACGGGTCCGGATACTTGCCAGCAACTACGACTGCTCCGACGAGGCGTACGTCGAAGCCCTGGCCGCCATGGCCGACCTGCGCAAGCGGGGCTGGTGGGACCAGTTCAGGGGGACTCTTCCCCAAGGGCTGCTGGACGTCGCCGAGTTGGAGTGGTTCGCCTCCCGGCTGCGGAGCTATCAGACCGTGCACATCCCCGGGCTGCTCCAGCTCAGCAGCTACGCCCGAGCCGTGTTCTCCTCCGCGCTGCCCCCGCTACCGAAGTCGGAAGTGGAACTGCGGGTGATGCAGCGCATGCAGCGTCAGCAGGTCCTCGACCGCGACAACCCCGTCGACTACGTCGCGTACGTGCACGAGTGGGCGCTGCGTATGCAGTTCGGTGGGTGGCGCGCGACCCGGGAGCAACTACTGCACCTCTGCGAGTCGTCCGAGCGCGAGCACGTCGAGGTGCGCGTCCTCCCTGTGGAGGCCGGGGCGTTCCCCGGCGCCGGGCACGCCGTCCTGTACGCCGACGGTGCCGTGCCCCAGCTGGACGCCGTTCAGCTGGACTCCGCCCACGGCGGAGAGTTCACCCACGCCGATGCCCAACTCGCCAAGTACCGCACCCACATGGACTGGTGGTACGCCCACACCCTGAACCCACAGGACTCGCGCGACCTGATCCACGCCATCGCCCAGCAACTTTGA
- a CDS encoding ATP-binding protein — protein sequence MSASPAASACPVSIDVRETPPPPSPDTLAYSLTLPAGPVSSRIARAATRVALQAHGLEDMADAAVQVVAELVACACRFTPDAEVYVSLRYWDGALRVILYDGHPRHAHPRLAAVCDARRRGALRVLGCVVRVCGGDWGFGDAREPGGGTRMWAVLPREGVGAYVAEGIGRG from the coding sequence ATGTCCGCGTCGCCCGCCGCCTCGGCCTGCCCTGTCTCCATCGACGTACGGGAGACACCGCCCCCGCCGTCCCCCGACACCCTCGCCTACAGCCTTACGTTGCCCGCCGGGCCGGTGAGTTCGCGGATCGCCCGCGCGGCGACCCGGGTCGCCCTCCAGGCGCACGGACTTGAGGACATGGCGGACGCGGCCGTACAGGTGGTGGCTGAACTGGTCGCGTGTGCCTGCCGGTTCACGCCCGACGCCGAGGTGTACGTCTCGCTGCGGTACTGGGACGGTGCGTTGCGAGTGATCCTCTACGACGGGCATCCGCGGCATGCCCATCCCCGGCTCGCGGCGGTTTGCGATGCGCGGCGGCGGGGGGCGTTGCGGGTGTTGGGGTGCGTGGTGCGGGTGTGTGGTGGGGACTGGGGGTTTGGGGATGCCCGGGAGCCGGGGGGTGGGACTCGGATGTGGGCGGTGCTGCCTAGGGAGGGGGTAGGGGCTTATGTGGCGGAGGGGATTGGGCGGGGGTGA
- a CDS encoding tetratricopeptide repeat protein, whose amino-acid sequence MTNGYDGDHLDFRGGKFTGPFTAKAEYHEHGPAPTALDALPMRVGGFTGRDDELRMLLDALDPSAYGAPEAVVVTAVSGLGGIGKTALAVEAAHQACARGWFPGGVLFIDLHGYDYNEESVSAEQALEALLRALGTASQHIPTRVDDRAALYRSALAQRARERGPMLVLADNVGLAEQVRFLLPGGGANHRLLVTSRERLPQHGARLLPLDELTSESAYDLLDRALRLANPYDNRIRYERVAAEELAALCGYLPLALQLAVARLALDRSKPVAELTAELAESWDRLDLDDGERSVRAAFDLSYRRLPSEQTRLLGLLALAPGPEVTTQVINALVGAETPPVRALDALARAHLIEQGTKRGRWRLHDLVRAFGISVVNGDTALAQEGEAARSRVLSFFCRWAEEADARLRWLAGMPESELFADRAAALAWLDEERAGLVAAVQWAQEERYAAAAVRLAELLAVYLDWRRHFDDLIVVSSAAQEAAKHAMNHRSEAAAWSNLGNALGGAGRVQDAIDALTRARECYQRADDRHGEAIALSSLGAALRDAGNAAEAIDALNRALALYQFGAGDRHREAIAWTTLGLALAQDGRPEAAINAHTRSQDLFQAAGDRHREGIASNNLGSALMQAGRVENAIVSYCRALEIYQEFEDWYRTGRTLENLARAHLVAGTRGQSHQCWLRAGQAFTQADAPDRAASAFAEADAIIAPSPAKVPAVVDAPDPASKAAPAETGWGYPHGPLPLQLPPGGPQVISGPSIYLPLDRTAERETSAQSSGDQEVEHQHGS is encoded by the coding sequence ATGACGAACGGGTATGACGGGGACCATCTCGACTTCCGGGGCGGGAAGTTCACCGGTCCCTTCACCGCGAAGGCCGAGTACCACGAGCACGGACCGGCGCCCACCGCGCTGGACGCTCTGCCCATGCGGGTCGGCGGGTTCACTGGCCGTGACGACGAACTGCGCATGCTGCTGGACGCGTTGGACCCGTCGGCGTACGGAGCTCCCGAAGCGGTGGTCGTGACGGCCGTGTCGGGGCTCGGCGGCATCGGCAAGACGGCGCTCGCGGTGGAGGCGGCACACCAGGCGTGCGCACGCGGCTGGTTCCCCGGTGGGGTGCTCTTCATCGACCTGCACGGATACGACTACAACGAGGAGTCGGTCAGCGCAGAGCAGGCTCTTGAGGCCCTGTTGCGCGCTCTGGGCACTGCGTCCCAGCACATCCCGACCCGAGTCGACGACCGGGCCGCGCTGTACCGGTCGGCCCTCGCCCAACGGGCCCGGGAGCGGGGCCCGATGCTGGTCCTGGCCGACAACGTCGGACTGGCCGAGCAGGTACGGTTCCTGCTTCCCGGCGGCGGGGCGAACCATCGCCTGCTGGTGACCTCTCGTGAACGCCTGCCCCAACACGGGGCCAGACTTCTGCCATTGGACGAGTTGACGTCGGAATCCGCGTACGACCTCCTCGACCGAGCTCTGCGGCTGGCGAATCCGTACGACAATCGGATTCGCTACGAAAGGGTGGCGGCCGAGGAGCTCGCCGCCCTTTGCGGGTATCTTCCCCTCGCCCTCCAGCTCGCGGTGGCCCGTCTCGCTCTGGACCGCTCCAAGCCGGTGGCGGAACTCACCGCCGAGCTCGCCGAGTCATGGGATCGGCTCGACCTCGACGACGGCGAGCGCAGTGTCCGCGCCGCCTTCGACCTCTCCTATCGCCGACTGCCGTCGGAGCAGACCCGTCTGCTCGGTCTGCTCGCCCTCGCACCCGGCCCCGAGGTGACCACGCAGGTGATCAATGCGCTGGTCGGTGCGGAGACGCCGCCGGTCAGGGCTTTGGACGCGTTGGCTCGTGCACATCTCATCGAGCAGGGCACCAAGCGCGGCCGATGGCGGTTGCACGACCTCGTGCGGGCGTTCGGAATCAGTGTGGTGAACGGGGACACCGCCCTGGCGCAGGAAGGGGAGGCGGCTCGTTCGCGGGTGCTGTCGTTCTTCTGTCGGTGGGCGGAGGAGGCGGATGCCCGGTTGCGATGGCTGGCCGGGATGCCGGAATCCGAACTCTTCGCCGACCGGGCGGCCGCGCTTGCGTGGTTGGACGAGGAGCGAGCCGGGCTGGTGGCTGCCGTGCAGTGGGCGCAGGAGGAGCGGTACGCCGCCGCGGCGGTGCGGCTGGCCGAGCTGCTGGCCGTGTACCTGGACTGGCGGCGCCACTTCGACGACCTGATCGTGGTGAGCAGCGCCGCCCAGGAAGCCGCGAAGCATGCCATGAACCACAGAAGCGAGGCCGCCGCCTGGAGCAACCTCGGCAATGCCCTGGGGGGTGCGGGCCGGGTGCAGGACGCCATCGACGCACTCACCCGGGCGCGCGAGTGCTACCAGCGGGCCGACGACCGCCATGGCGAGGCGATCGCGTTGAGCAGTCTCGGCGCGGCCCTTCGTGACGCGGGAAATGCCGCGGAGGCGATCGACGCCCTCAACCGCGCCCTCGCGCTGTATCAGTTCGGCGCCGGGGACCGGCATCGCGAGGCGATCGCCTGGACCACCCTTGGCCTCGCGCTCGCTCAGGACGGCCGGCCGGAGGCGGCCATCAACGCCCACACCCGCAGCCAGGACCTGTTCCAGGCGGCCGGGGACCGCCACCGCGAGGGCATCGCGAGCAACAACCTCGGCAGCGCGCTGATGCAGGCCGGACGTGTGGAGAATGCGATCGTGTCGTACTGCAGAGCCCTGGAGATCTATCAGGAGTTCGAGGACTGGTACCGGACCGGCCGGACCCTGGAGAACCTTGCCAGGGCCCATCTGGTGGCTGGTACCCGTGGCCAGTCACACCAATGCTGGCTGCGGGCCGGCCAAGCCTTCACCCAGGCCGACGCGCCCGACCGGGCGGCCAGTGCCTTCGCCGAAGCCGACGCCATCATCGCCCCCTCACCCGCCAAGGTCCCTGCCGTGGTCGACGCTCCGGACCCCGCGTCCAAGGCCGCCCCCGCCGAGACCGGCTGGGGCTACCCCCACGGACCGCTTCCTCTGCAGCTGCCCCCTGGCGGTCCCCAGGTGATCTCCGGCCCGTCCATCTACCTACCCCTTGACCGCACCGCCGAGCGCGAAACCTCCGCCCAGTCGTCGGGCGATCAGGAGGTAGAGCACCAGCACGGGAGTTGA
- a CDS encoding ATP-dependent 6-phosphofructokinase: MRIGVLTAGGDCPGLNAVIRSVVHRAVDHFGDEVIGFEDGYAGLLDGNYRTLDLNAVSGILARGGTILGSSRLQRDRLREACENAQDMAREFGIDVLIPIGGEGTLTAARMLSDAGLPVVGVPKTIDNDISSTDRTFGFDTAVGVATEAMDRLKTTAESHQRVMVVEVMGRHAGWIALESGMAGGAHGICLPERPFDPADLVAMVEERFARGKKFAVICVAEGAHPLEGSMDYSKGAIDQFGHERFQGIGTALAYELESRLGKEAKPVILGHVQRGGTPTAYDRVLATRFGWHAVEAAHRGDFGRMTALRGTDIKMVPLAEAVTELKTVSKDRMDEAESVF, translated from the coding sequence ATGCGCATCGGAGTTCTCACCGCAGGCGGCGACTGCCCTGGCCTGAACGCAGTGATCCGGTCGGTCGTGCACCGAGCGGTCGACCATTTCGGGGACGAGGTCATCGGCTTCGAGGACGGCTACGCGGGCCTCCTCGACGGCAACTACCGCACCCTCGACCTCAACGCGGTCAGCGGCATCCTCGCCCGCGGCGGCACCATCCTCGGCTCCTCCCGCCTCCAGCGCGACCGCCTGCGCGAGGCCTGCGAGAACGCGCAGGACATGGCGCGCGAGTTCGGCATCGACGTGCTGATCCCGATCGGCGGCGAGGGCACGCTCACCGCGGCCCGCATGCTCTCCGACGCGGGCCTGCCGGTCGTCGGCGTCCCGAAGACGATCGACAACGACATCTCCTCCACGGACCGCACCTTCGGCTTCGACACCGCGGTGGGCGTCGCCACGGAGGCGATGGACCGCCTCAAGACCACGGCCGAGTCCCACCAGCGCGTGATGGTCGTCGAGGTGATGGGCCGGCACGCCGGCTGGATTGCCCTGGAGTCCGGCATGGCCGGCGGCGCGCACGGCATCTGCCTGCCCGAGCGCCCCTTCGACCCCGCCGACCTGGTCGCGATGGTCGAGGAGCGCTTCGCCCGCGGCAAGAAGTTCGCCGTCATCTGCGTCGCCGAGGGTGCCCACCCCCTCGAGGGCAGCATGGACTACAGCAAGGGCGCGATCGACCAGTTCGGCCACGAGCGCTTCCAGGGCATCGGCACGGCCCTCGCGTACGAGCTGGAGAGCCGCCTCGGCAAGGAGGCCAAGCCGGTCATCCTCGGCCACGTCCAGCGCGGCGGCACGCCGACCGCGTACGACCGGGTGCTCGCCACCCGCTTCGGCTGGCACGCGGTGGAGGCCGCGCACCGCGGCGACTTCGGCCGCATGACGGCGCTGCGCGGCACCGACATCAAGATGGTGCCGCTCGCGGAGGCGGTCACGGAGCTGAAGACGGTGTCGAAGGACCGGATGGACGAGGCGGAGTCGGTTTTCTAA